From the genome of Salvelinus sp. IW2-2015 unplaced genomic scaffold, ASM291031v2 Un_scaffold2557, whole genome shotgun sequence:
aactgtaaacacgatacttgtggggaccagaaagTCCCTAAACTAACAAATATGTGACCAGATGGGGATATTTTGTATTAGGTCAAATTGGCTATTTAGATTGGGGGTTTATGAAAGGTTAAATTAGTTTtcgggttagaattaggtttggGGGTAGGAAGTAGGGttatttagggttaaggttagcgttTATGGGCATGTTAgtgttaaggttaagggttagggtaagggttaagataGGGGTTAgggtgttaggggttagggaaaatagggaaAATGAATGGGACTGCATTGTGTGTGCCAAAGTTTAGCTTattcaagactgtgtgtgtgtgtgtaatgtggtgtgttttgtgtatatgtgtgtgtgtgtgttcactcacatttttgcctaagaacacagccaagaccacaAAGAATGTTACCCCCGGTGGCGCAgttggtctagggcactgcatcggagtgctagctgcgccacacagaagtctctgggttcacgcccaggctgggccTGGGTTTCCGcgccccaggctctgtcgcaccgGGAGAttcgtgggcgacgcacaattggcatagcgtgtCTTCCCGGGTTGGGAGGGTCTTGTGGTCCGATTAGGAAGGGTTTGCGCCCGTAGGATATCTCTTAGTGTCtcagtatgttaaaaaaaaaaaaaacatgctaataaaatgtatgcactctaactgtaagtcgctctgataaaGATGCGTATCTGCTAAACGACCTAAAACTGTAAATTATATTCCACAGCGTTCAGGACACAAAGAGAGAATATCCCAGCCGATCAGTGAACATGAGAGTAATTTCCCTCAGCGATCAGTGACACAGAGAGTATATCCAAGCGATCAGTGACCAGAAGAGTAATTCCACAGTGATCAGTTGACACAGAGAGTTTATTTCCCACAGCGATCAGTGACACAGAGAGTATATTTCCGCGATCAGTGACACAGAGAGTATATTCAAATTATCACAGCGATCAGTGACAACAGAGAGTATTTGCACAGTGATCAGTGCCACAGAAGAGTTTATTCCAGCACCAGCCGATCAGTGACAGCAGAGAGTATATTCCATCACAGCGATCAGTGACACAGAGAGTATATTCCACAGCGATCAGTGACGCAGAGAGTATATTCACAGCGATCAGCTGACACAGAGAAGTTTTCCAGCAACCAGCGATCAGTGAACCGAGAGTATATTCCACAGCGATCAGTGACATGACAGAGAGTATATTCCCACAGCTATCGAGTGACAACAGAGAGTATATTCCACAGCGATTCAGTGACACAGAGGAGTTTATCTCACAGCGTCGAGTGACACAGAGAGTTTATTCCGCCACCTCCAGCTCTCTTGGCTTCTCATGCCTACTCAAAACACAATGTTTCTCTAAGCCTCCAGATAGTagatgaaagatacagacacCACATTGGCCAGTTTACTTTAAACAGCCCTCTGGTGGGATTTCACTAATCTATGCCATGTCCCCCCTTTTACTGGTCCCATGATTCCAGCCACACTTCAAGGCTAGAGAGTGATGCTCCATGTGCTGTTAATAAACCCAGCAGGGAGACAGCaatctttcttttttcttcctcTGCACATGGCTTCTCTCCCTATTCCTTAATAAATGCATCTGAACTAAAACGATACGTGGGTGGGTATCCTAATAAGACATAGTGGTGGGGTATCCTATAAAGACATTAGTGGGTGGGTATCTATTAAGACATAGTGGGTGGGGTATCTAATACAGACAATAGTGGGTGGGGGTATCTATAGACATAGTGGTGTGGGGTATCTATTAAGACATTAGTGGGTGGGGGGTATCTATAAGACATAGTGGGTGGGGTATCTATGAAGACATAGTGGGTGGGGTATCTATAAGAGACATATAGTGGGTGGGGTATCTATAAAAAAAACATAGTGGGTTGGGGTATCTATAAAGACATAGTGGGTGGGTATCTATAAGACATAAGTGGGTTGGGTATGCTATAAGACATAGTGGGTGGGGTACATTCTATAAGACGATAGTGGGGGTGGGGTTCTATAACATAGTGGGTGGGGGTATCTAATAAAACATAGTGGATGGGGTACTATAGACATAGTGGGTGGGGTATCTATAAGACCATAGGGGTGGGGTAATATTCTATAAGACAAATAGTGCTTGGGGTATCTGATAAGACATAGTGGGTGGCGGTATCTAATCAAGACATACGTGGGGGGTATCTATAAGCATAGTGGGTGGGGTATTATAAGACGTAGTGGGGGTGGGGTAACTATAGATGTAGTGGGTGGTGGAGTAACTATAAGGATTGGTAGTGGTGGGGTATCTATAAGACATAGTGGGCTGGGTATCTATAAAACATAGTGGGTGGGGTAACTATAAGATGTAGTGGTGGGGGTACTATAAGCAtagtggggggtgggggtcaTCTATAAAACAAGTGGGTGGGTGTATCTATAAAGACATAGTGGGGTGAGGTTCCTAACAAAGATATAGTGGGTGGGTATCTATACGTGGGCTGGGTATCTATAAGTGGCGGGTATCTTATCTATAAGTGGGTGGGTGTCTATAAGTGGGTGGGTTGTCTATAAGTGGCGGGGTATCTATAAAGTGGGCGGGGTATCTATAGTGGGGGTGGGTGTTCTATAAGTGGGCGGGGTATCTATAAGTGGGCGGGGTATCTATAAGTGGGTGGGGTTGTCCCTATAAGTGGGTGGGGGTTCTATAGTGGGGCGGGTATCTATAAGTGGGCGGCGGGGATCTAATAGTGGGTGGGGTGTCTATAAGTGGGCGGGGTATCTATAAAGTGGGGCGGGGTATCTAAAGTGGGTGGGGTGTCTATAAAGTGGGCGGGTGTCTATAAGTGGGCGGGGTATCTATAAGTGGGTGGGGGTATCGTATAAGCGTAAGTGGGTGGGGTATCTTATAAACATAGTGGATGGGGTACTATACGACATAGTGGTGGGGTACTATAAGGACGGTTATAGTGGGCTGGGGTATTAAGTGGGGTGTATAAGAATAGTGGGTGGGGGTATCTAAATTGGAAAACACATAGTGGGTGGGATTCTAAACAAGTGGTGGTATCTATAAGACATAGTGGGTGGGGTATCTATAAGACATAGTGGGTGGGGTATCTATAAGACTAGTGGGTGGGGTATTATAATGTAGTGGGTGGGTCAACTAATAAGATGTAGTGGGTGGGGTATCTATACGACATGTGGTGGGGTAGTGGGTGGGGGTATCTATAAAACATAGTGGGTGGTAACTATAAGATGTAGTGGGTGGGGGTATCTATAAGACATAGTGGTGGGGTTATCTATAAAACATAGTGGGTGGGGTATCTAATAAGACATAGTGGGTGAAGGTATTCTACCAAGATATAGTGGGGTGGGGTATCTATAAGTGGGGCGGGGTATCTATACGTGGGCGGGGTAATCTTATAAGTGGGTGGGTGTCTATAAGTGGGTGGGGTGTCTATAAGTGGGCGGGGTAATCTATAAGTGGGCGGGTATCTTAGTGGGTGGGGTGTCTTATAAGTGGGCGGGGGTATCATAGTGGGGGGGTATCCTATAGTGGGTGGGGTGTCTATAAAGTGGGTGGGGTGTTCTTAAGTGGGCGGGTACTATAAGTGGTGGGTATCCTATAGAGTGGGTGGGTGTCTATAAGTGGGCGGGGTACTATAAGTGGCGGGGTATCTATAAAGTTGGGTGGTGTGTCTATAGTGGGGGCCGGGGTGTCTATAAAGTGGGCGGGTATCTATAAGTGCGGTGGGGTATCATAAGACATAGTGGGTGGGTATCTATAAGACATAGTGGGTGGGTACTATAAAACATAGTGGGTGGGGTATCTATAGTGGGGGGTGTCTATAAGTGGGCGGGGTATCTAATAAGTGGGGGTGGGGTCTCTATAAACATAGTGGGTGGGGGTACTATAAAAATAGTGGGTGGGGTAGCTATAACACATAGTGGGTGGGGTATCTATAAAACTAGTGGGTGGTATCTATAGACATAGTGGGTGGGGTATCTATAAGACATAGTGGGTGGGGTATCTATAAGACATAGTGGGTGGGGTATTCCTATAAAAGCATATGGGTGGGGTATCTTATAAGACATAGTGGGGGGTGGGGTATCTACCAAGACATAGTGGGTGGGGTATCTATAAGACATAGTTGGGGGGGTATCTATAGAGACATAGTGGGTGGGTTCTATAAGACATAGTGGGTGGGTTCTAATAAGACATAGTGGGTGGGGTATCTATCAAGACGCGAATTTAAGGTGGGTGGGGTATCTATAAACATAGTGGGGTGTCTATAAATCATAGTGGGTGGGGTATCTTATAAGACAAAAGTGGGTGGGGTATCTATAAGAATATTGTGGGTGGGGTATCTACAGACATAGTGGGTGGGGTGATCTATAAGACATAGTGGGTGGGGTATCTAATATAAGCACATAGTGGGTGGGGTATCATAAGACATAGTGGGTGGGGGTATCTATAAGACATAGTGGGTGGGGTATCTATAAGACAGTAGTGGGTGGGGTATCTATTAAGACATAGTGGGTGGGGGTATCTATAAAGACATAGATGGGTGGGTATCTATGAAGACAATAGTGGGTGGGGTATCTATAAGACATAGTGGGTGGGTATCTACAAGACATTAGTGGGTGGGTGTATCTATAAGACATAGTGGGTGGGGATCTATAAAATAGGTAGGGTGGGGTATCTATAAATAAAGAGAATATAGTGGGTGGGGTATCTATAAGACATAGTGGGTGGGGTATCTATAAACATGTGGGTTGGGGTATCCTATAAACATAGTGGGTTGGGGTATTATAAAACAATAATGTGGGTGGGGTAATCTATAAGACACTAGTGGGTGGGGTATCTATAAAAAAACATAGTGGGTGGGGTATCTATAAAACATAGTGGGTGGGGTACTCTATAAGACCTAGTGGGTGGGGTATCTTAAAGACATAGTGGGTGGGGTATCTATAAGACAATAGTGGGTGGGGTATCTATAAGAAGGAAGACATAGTGGGTGGGGTATCCTTAAACATAGTGGGATGGGGTATCCTATAAAGACATAGTGTTGTGGGGTAATCTATAAAGACATAGTGGGGTGGGGTAACTATAAAGACATAGTGGACCAGGCAGTTGTTTATATTGTGATTACATTGTGCTTTAAGCTGGGTAGAGAGGCATCACAGCCATCAGCGGGCTTTAATACGAAGCAGCGGGATAGATGGGGTACTGGAACCTAAATGACCAATGGAAGGTAGTTTTAAATGGGTGGTTTTTATTCGTGTGGACATTGCAGTTCATCATCGTATtggtgtgtgtatctctgttcTCAGATGTTGACAGCTCCGGCAGGTCTTGTGCCAAGTTTTGCTTGCGAGCAGAGTTGAAGGGAGGAGGATGTAGAGGTTTATATTAAAACTGACAACATTAAAATGGAGAGGAGGCTTATTTACCTGCAAAATGCTGCAACCTTAGTCCCTCCCGCTCCTCTCCTATTCTAATCCGtcttctgtccgtctgtctctctcttgctctctcgtcagtctctctctctctcaggtctctctctccggtcctcttctctcctcgctcctcctcgTCTCGTCCACTCCTCGTCCTCTCATCGTCTCTTCTCTCATccgtttctcttctctccctctctctctgctctgctctgtattgtatctgtgtctgtctgtctccctctctgtctctctctgtctctctctctgtctctctctctctgtctctcggtatctctctctctctgtgtctttggaATCGTCTCAGTCAGGTGGTGTCAGAACCAATAGGATCTAATGATTATCTGATACATTAATGTAACATGAGGAATTGCTATTTATTCATTGACTTGCATCTCTTTAATTGTATTAGTGAGTTTAATTTAATTGTATTAGTATTTGAGTATAGCGAATGCCTGAGGGACAATTACGCacataacatacactacatgaccaaaagtatgtggagacctgcttgtcaaacatcttattccaaaatcatgggcattaaaactgagttggtccctcctttgctgctgtaacagacTCCACTTTCCTaagaaggctttcctctagatgttggaaaatcGGTGCTGgcatttgcttccattcagcaacaagagcattagtgaggtccggcactgatgttgggcaattaggcctggcttgcagtcggcgttccaattcacccaaaaggtgttcgataaggttgaggtcagggctctttgcagacCAGCCAAGTTCTACCACACCGatttcaacaaaccatttctctatggaccacactttgtgcacggggtatTTTCATGCTGagacaggaaaaggccttccccaaactgttgccacaaagttggaagcacagaatcgcctagtatgtcattgtgtgctgtagcgttaaggtttcccttcactggaactaagcggcCTTGCCCGaagcatgaaaaacagctcctgacaattgttcctcctccaccaaacKttacagttggcattatgtattggtgcaggtagcattctcctggcatttgccccaacccagatttgtccgtcagaatgccagatggtgaagcgtgattgatcactccagagtccaatggcggcgagcatgCGGCtactcggccacggaaacccatttcatgaagctccctacgaACATGTCTTGTGCtaaagttgcttccagagggagtttggaacttggtagtaagtgttgcaactgaggacggGCAATTTctacgtgctacgcgcttcagcaatcGGTGGTACCGTTCTGTGATCWTGTGTGGCTTACCacctcgcggctgagccgttgttgctcctagacatttccacttcacaataaattaacttacagttgaccggggcagctttaggaGGGCCGAAATTttccgaactgacttgttggtaaggtggcatcccatgacggtgccatgttgaaaaccactgagctctttagtacggGCTATtttactaccaatgtttgtctatgaagactgcatggctatgtgcttgattttatacacctgtcagcaatagccaaatcaaataatttgaaggggtgtccacatactattgtatatattgtgtagttTCTAAAAGCAAGAGTTTAAATGGAGGTGATGTTGTCTTGTATCCAGTGAGGCAGAAGAAAGGAAAGGCTRCAACAAAAGTGTCCCGGTTTAACTAGGAGAGATGAACTGCTAATGACATCATCCATCAACAGGGATATGGTGGGacgtcagggtgtgtgtgtgtgtatgtgtgtgtatgtgtgtgtgtgggtgtgtgtgtgtggtgcaacaGCAAAACGTCACTTCTAGCGACAAATCAAGGAACCAATAGCGGGCTTCACTGAAAAATTGCTGGCAACATCTCACGGCTACATAGGAATGGGCGAAGACccctgatgaccagatccgtcaTCTGTCGCTGTAGCTGTTGCAGTGGCCACACGGCTGTGCTATCACGAGCGGGGTGTGATAAAGCACCGCTTACAGGTGTCCTCAGTGAGCgtttgtgtgggggtgtgtgtgtatgtgtgtggtgtatgtgtgtgtgtttgtgtgtgtgtgtgtgtgtgtgtgtgtgtgagtgagtgagtgaagtgagtgaagtgatgagtgagtgagtagtgagtgagtgagtgagtgagtgagtaggtgAGTGATTGAGCTCCCACTCTCAGCTCCAAACTCCACAACCTCCCACCTCCCCACTCAGCACCCAATCCCCACTGCACACACCCCAACTCCCATCTCTCTAATTCCCCTCACTCAACACCAACCCCCCACTTCACACCCATTCCCCACTCTCAACTCCCACTCACACACCCACTCCCCACTCCTACTCCCCACTCTCAACCTCCCCACTCACACAcccactcccctctctcacaCCCCAACTCCCACACTCTCACACCCAACTCCCCACTCTCAAACTCCCcactcacacacaaccactcCCCACTCTCAGCCTCCCACTCAGCACACCAAATCCCCACTCGACACCAACTACCTCACTCACGCAACCAACGCCCCACTCAGCACACCCAACTCCCACACTCTCACCCACCACTCTCTCCGCTCACACACCCCAACTCGCCGCTCCACCCCAACTCCCTGCTCTCACACTCCATCTCCTCAACTCACACACTCCATCTCCCCATACACACCCAACATCCCCACTCACACCCATCTCCCCACTTCACAACCAACTCCCCACTCGTCACATCCACATCTCCCCACTCTCACACCCATCTCCCCACTCTCACACCCAATCCCCACTCTCACACCAATTCCCCACCTCTCAACCCAACTCCCATATCTCACACCCAACTCCACACTAGCACAACCACAACTccccactcacacacccacactcccCACTCACACCATCCAACTCCCCACTCTCCACACCCACATCCCCACTCCTCACAACCCAtactctcacaccacacacccatCATCCCCACTCTCACACCCAACTccccgctctcaaccaactcccCCACTCCACACACCAACTCCACTCACATCACCCAACTCCCCACTCTCACACCAACTCCCCACTCTCACACCATCTCCCCACTCACACACCCAACTCCACACCTACACTCACCAACATCACTCACACCCACTCTCCACCAACCCCCAACTCCCCTCTCACACACCATCTCCCACTCTCACACCAACTCCCGCTCTCACACCATCTCCCACTCTCCACACCCATCTCCCACTCACACACCCAACCCCTACTCTCACACCCATCTCCCCACTCTCCACACCCAACTACCCCATATCTCACACCCAACTCCCGCTCTCACACCCAACTCCCCACCTCTCACCACCCATCTCCCCACTCTCACCAACCCAACTCCCACTCTCACACCCATCCCCCACTCTCACACCCAATCCCCATTTCTCACACCAACTCCCCGCTCTCCACACCCAAACTCTCCGCACTCTCCCACAacccatctcccatctccacccAACATCCCCACTCACAACCCAATCCCCACCTCACACACCCAATCC
Proteins encoded in this window:
- the LOC139025364 gene encoding uncharacterized protein, whose amino-acid sequence is MKIVKAPNPHCTHPNSHLSNSPHSTPTPHFTPIPHSQLPLTHPLPTPTPHSQPPHSHTHSPLSHPNSHTLTPNSPLSNSPLTHNHSPLSASHSAHQIPTRHQLPHSRNQRPTQHTQLPHSHPPLSPLTHPNSPLHPNSLLSHSISSTHTLHLPIHTQHPHSHPSPHFTTNSPLVTSTSPHSHTHLPTLTPNPHSHTNSPPLNPTPISHTQLHTSTTTTPHSHTHTPHSHHPTPHSPHPHPHSSQPILSHHTPIIPTLTPNSPLSTNSPTPHTNSTHITQLPTLTPTPHSHTISPLTHPTPHLHSPTSLTPTLHQPPTPLSHTISHSHTNSRSHTISHSPHPSPTHTPNPYSHTHLPTLHTQLPHISHPTPALTPNSPPLTTHLPTLTNPTPTLTPIPHSHTQSPFLTPTPRSPHPNSPHSPTTHLPSPPNIPTHNPIPTSHTQSPLSHPFYPTQHPLPIFTPNSRSNQSHSPPTPTHSHTTPRSHDTTPHSQHPTPHSLTHQQSPLSHPLPRHTPISPLSHPTSPLSHPSPHSLTHPNSPLHTNSPLSHPSSPLTHSTHPTPTLTPNSTTLHTQLPTPPPIPTLTPISHSHTPIPTHTPGPTI